A part of Streptomyces sp. NBC_01497 genomic DNA contains:
- the speB gene encoding agmatinase — MERIDINVSPRYAQIPTFMRLPHDPDPSGLDVVVVGAPYDGGTSYRPGARFGPRSIRNESGLIHGVGIDRGPGTFDLIRCVDAGDIDLTPFNMHIAMDHAQRRLTELLADNGAFLMLGGDHSLTLAALRAVSGKHGPLAVLHLDAHSDTNPAFYGGEYHHGTPFRHAIDEKLVDPGRMVQIGIRGHNPKPDSLDYARGHGVRIVTTDEFTALGTDATARLVREIAGDAPLYVSVDVDVMDPAFAPGTGTPAPGGLTSREVLALLRSVGDLRPVGFDVMEVSPLYDHGGITSILATEIGAELLYQYARAHTHERNAQ, encoded by the coding sequence GTGGAACGCATCGACATCAATGTCTCCCCCCGCTACGCGCAGATCCCCACCTTCATGCGCCTGCCGCACGATCCGGACCCCAGCGGCCTGGACGTCGTCGTCGTCGGCGCACCGTACGACGGCGGCACCAGTTACCGTCCTGGGGCGCGCTTCGGCCCCCGGTCCATCCGCAACGAGTCCGGACTCATCCACGGGGTGGGCATCGACCGGGGGCCCGGCACGTTCGACCTGATCCGGTGCGTCGATGCCGGTGACATCGATCTGACCCCGTTCAACATGCACATCGCGATGGACCACGCCCAGCGCCGGCTGACCGAACTGCTCGCCGACAACGGGGCGTTCCTCATGCTGGGCGGCGACCACTCGCTCACACTCGCCGCGCTGCGGGCCGTCTCGGGCAAGCACGGGCCGCTGGCCGTGCTCCACCTCGACGCGCACAGCGACACGAACCCCGCCTTCTACGGCGGCGAGTACCACCACGGCACCCCCTTCCGGCATGCCATCGACGAGAAGCTCGTGGACCCGGGGCGCATGGTGCAGATCGGCATACGCGGACACAACCCGAAGCCCGACTCACTCGACTACGCCCGCGGGCACGGCGTGCGCATCGTCACCACCGACGAGTTCACCGCCCTCGGCACCGACGCCACCGCGCGGCTGGTTCGGGAGATCGCCGGCGACGCCCCGCTGTACGTCTCGGTGGACGTCGACGTCATGGACCCCGCCTTCGCGCCGGGGACCGGGACTCCCGCACCCGGTGGCCTGACCTCACGCGAGGTGCTGGCTCTGCTGCGTTCCGTGGGAGACCTGCGGCCGGTCGGCTTCGACGTCATGGAGGTCTCGCCGCTGTACGACCACGGCGGCATCACTTCGATCCTCGCCACCGAGATCGGCGCGGAGCTGCTCTACCAGTACGCCCGCGCCCACACCCACGAAAGGAATGCCCAGTGA
- the cs1 gene encoding clavaminate synthase Cs1, whose amino-acid sequence MTVVDCTPFAGDLLALFERLPRVPRADLYAFLDSAEAASLDLPAALAGELDSFNSRGNQDGYLLLRGLPVEATEVLPTTPTSTPAPEDRPLMVMEAVLGVIGRRLGLHTGYQELRSGTVYHDVYPSPNAHYLSSETSETLLEFHTEMAYHHLQPNYVMLACSRADHDRTAATLVASVRKALPLLSSETLARLYDRKMPCCVDVAFRGGVPDPGAIARVKPLYGERDDPFLGYDRELLAPTEPGDVKAVDALSKALDEVTEAVHLTPGDLLIVDNFRTTHARTPFTPRWDGRDRWLHRVYIRTERNGQLSGGERAGDVVSFTPRG is encoded by the coding sequence GTGACAGTCGTGGACTGCACCCCATTCGCCGGGGACCTGCTCGCGCTCTTCGAGCGGCTGCCGCGCGTCCCCCGTGCCGACCTGTACGCCTTCCTCGACTCCGCCGAGGCGGCGTCCCTCGACCTGCCGGCCGCCCTGGCAGGCGAGCTGGACTCCTTCAACTCCCGCGGCAACCAGGACGGTTACCTGCTGCTGCGGGGTCTGCCCGTGGAAGCCACCGAAGTCCTGCCGACCACCCCGACCAGCACACCGGCGCCTGAGGACCGCCCGCTGATGGTCATGGAGGCCGTGCTCGGGGTCATCGGACGCCGCCTGGGTCTGCACACCGGCTACCAGGAGCTGCGTTCGGGCACCGTCTACCACGACGTGTACCCGTCGCCGAACGCCCACTACCTGTCCTCCGAGACGTCGGAGACTCTGCTGGAGTTCCACACGGAGATGGCCTACCACCACCTCCAGCCGAACTACGTGATGCTGGCCTGCTCGCGGGCGGACCACGACCGCACGGCGGCCACTTTGGTCGCATCGGTGCGCAAGGCGCTGCCGCTGCTCAGCAGCGAGACGCTCGCGCGGCTCTACGACCGGAAGATGCCGTGCTGCGTGGACGTCGCCTTCCGCGGCGGTGTGCCGGACCCCGGTGCGATCGCCCGGGTCAAGCCGCTGTACGGGGAGCGGGACGATCCCTTCCTCGGCTACGACCGGGAGCTGCTGGCCCCGACGGAGCCCGGGGATGTGAAAGCGGTCGACGCGCTGTCGAAGGCGCTGGACGAGGTCACCGAGGCGGTCCACCTGACCCCCGGCGATCTCCTCATCGTCGACAACTTCCGTACCACGCACGCCCGCACCCCCTTCACTCCCCGGTGGGACGGGCGGGACCGCTGGCTGCACCGGGTCTATATCCGCACCGAGCGCAACGGGCAGTTGTCCGGCGGCGAGCGCGCGGGCGACGTGGTGAGCTTCACCCCCCGCGGCTGA
- the argJ gene encoding bifunctional glutamate N-acetyltransferase/amino-acid acetyltransferase ArgJ produces the protein MTDDDAFAPRGFGVHTAPVGLLDDGRDDFTVVLSAVPATVSAVFTRSRFAGPSVVVSRAACADRSARGVVVLARNANVATGEEGMANALEVRALTARAAGVPEDELMIASTGVIGRQYPMPAIRDHIKTLGAPLPEGGFERAARAIMTTDTRPKLVRRRVGDAVLVGMAKGVGMMEPDMATLLTFFATDARLDAEEQDRLFRRVMDRTFNAVSIDTDTSTSDTSALFANGLAGEVNADDFEEALYEVALALVKDIASDGEGADKLIEVRVGGARDDAQAKRVGKAVVNSPLVKTAVHGGDPNWGRVAMAIGKCSADTDIDQDRVAIRFGEVGVYPPGRAGAHDEESVRAAVAAEMNGSEVVIGIDLGIGDGAFTVYGCDLTEGYVRLNADYST, from the coding sequence ATGACAGACGACGACGCCTTCGCACCGCGGGGCTTCGGCGTGCACACCGCGCCGGTCGGCCTTCTGGACGACGGACGCGACGACTTCACCGTCGTCCTGTCCGCCGTACCCGCCACGGTGAGTGCGGTCTTCACCCGCTCCCGCTTCGCCGGCCCGAGCGTTGTGGTGAGCCGTGCGGCCTGCGCGGACCGCAGCGCCCGGGGCGTGGTGGTCCTGGCGCGCAACGCCAACGTCGCAACCGGAGAGGAGGGGATGGCCAACGCGCTTGAGGTGCGCGCGCTGACGGCCCGGGCGGCCGGGGTGCCCGAGGACGAGCTCATGATCGCGTCCACCGGCGTCATCGGCCGGCAGTACCCGATGCCCGCGATCCGCGACCACATCAAGACGCTGGGGGCGCCCTTGCCAGAGGGAGGCTTCGAACGCGCCGCCCGGGCCATCATGACCACCGACACGCGGCCCAAGCTGGTCCGCCGCCGGGTGGGCGACGCGGTCCTGGTCGGCATGGCCAAGGGCGTCGGCATGATGGAGCCCGACATGGCGACTCTCCTCACCTTCTTCGCCACCGACGCCCGGCTGGACGCGGAGGAGCAGGACCGCCTCTTCCGTCGTGTCATGGACCGCACCTTCAACGCCGTCAGCATCGACACCGACACCTCGACGAGCGACACCTCGGCCCTGTTCGCCAACGGCCTCGCGGGCGAAGTCAACGCGGATGACTTCGAAGAGGCCCTGTACGAGGTCGCGTTGGCGCTGGTGAAGGACATCGCCAGCGACGGCGAGGGCGCGGACAAGCTGATCGAGGTACGGGTGGGCGGCGCCCGTGACGACGCCCAGGCCAAGCGCGTGGGCAAGGCCGTGGTGAACTCCCCGTTGGTCAAGACCGCGGTGCACGGCGGGGATCCCAACTGGGGCCGTGTGGCCATGGCGATCGGCAAGTGCTCCGCCGACACCGACATCGACCAGGACCGGGTGGCCATCCGCTTCGGTGAGGTGGGGGTCTACCCGCCCGGCCGCGCCGGCGCGCACGACGAGGAGAGCGTACGGGCCGCCGTCGCCGCGGAGATGAACGGCAGCGAGGTCGTCATCGGCATCGATCTCGGCATCGGGGACGGGGCCTTCACCGTGTACGGCTGTGACCTCACCGAGGGCTACGTGCGGCTGAACGCCGACTATTCGACGTGA
- a CDS encoding asparagine synthase-related protein has product MTLPAATGFLAAVREGEGPLPLAPLATAGLRDDTREDLDGRTVFSGLVHTGDPDGARARGRNASLVLAGELYNQEALRSLLPSGAGPTNDAELVLALFEHYDLHAFRLLNGRFAVLVHAAGRVLLATDHAGSVPVYLSVAPGRVAAATEAKALRGVAAGRTLRAARPVRRLPGVHQVPAGTVLEIALGGGTCTAHRTWAPPLHRRILPEADAVDAVRRSLLRAVRARSGPTAPLVVLSGGIDSSSVAALAALEADGPIGTVSMGTDVADEFPQSRVVADHLGTVHREVTITTAELLRRLPHAVWAAESLDPDIIEYLLPLTALYLRLEGPGRRILTGYGADIPLGGMHREDRLPALDSALAHDMATYDGLNEMSPVLSGIGGHWSTHPYWDREVLDLLVAVESGLKRRYGQDKWVLRAAMADLLPAQTVTRPKLGVHEGSGTTSSFSRLLGDAGIEPSRVHQAKRLVVRELFDEVVVAGRHPDEVDTAQAVQSVTDRLRHRVGAGS; this is encoded by the coding sequence ATGACGCTGCCTGCCGCGACCGGCTTCCTCGCCGCCGTGCGGGAGGGGGAAGGACCGCTCCCGCTCGCGCCCCTGGCGACGGCCGGTCTCCGGGACGACACCAGGGAGGACCTGGACGGACGTACCGTGTTCAGCGGCCTGGTGCACACGGGGGACCCGGACGGCGCCAGGGCGCGCGGACGGAACGCCTCGCTCGTGCTGGCCGGGGAGCTCTACAACCAGGAGGCACTGCGCTCGCTGCTGCCGTCCGGCGCCGGCCCCACCAACGACGCGGAGCTCGTCCTCGCGCTCTTCGAGCACTACGACCTGCACGCGTTCCGCCTTCTCAACGGGCGCTTCGCGGTCCTCGTGCACGCCGCGGGCCGGGTCCTTCTCGCCACGGACCACGCGGGCTCGGTCCCTGTCTACCTGAGCGTCGCGCCGGGCCGCGTGGCGGCCGCGACCGAGGCGAAGGCGCTGCGGGGCGTGGCGGCGGGTCGTACGCTGCGCGCTGCCCGCCCGGTGCGCCGACTGCCCGGTGTGCACCAGGTCCCGGCCGGGACCGTGCTGGAGATCGCCCTCGGCGGCGGCACGTGCACGGCCCACCGGACGTGGGCGCCGCCGTTGCACCGCCGGATCCTGCCGGAGGCGGACGCGGTGGACGCCGTCCGTCGGAGCCTGCTGCGCGCGGTCCGCGCGCGCTCGGGCCCGACGGCGCCGCTCGTGGTCCTCTCAGGCGGGATCGACTCCTCCAGTGTCGCCGCGCTGGCGGCCCTGGAGGCGGACGGACCCATCGGGACCGTGTCGATGGGGACCGACGTCGCCGACGAGTTCCCGCAGTCCCGCGTCGTCGCCGACCACCTCGGCACGGTGCATCGCGAGGTCACCATCACCACGGCCGAGTTGCTGCGCCGCCTGCCGCACGCCGTCTGGGCGGCGGAGTCCCTCGATCCGGACATCATCGAGTACCTGCTGCCGCTCACCGCTCTCTATCTGCGGCTGGAGGGCCCGGGCCGGCGCATCCTGACCGGGTACGGGGCCGACATCCCGCTGGGCGGTATGCACCGCGAGGACCGGCTGCCCGCCCTGGACAGCGCGCTCGCCCACGACATGGCGACGTACGACGGGCTCAACGAGATGTCGCCGGTGCTCTCCGGCATCGGCGGCCACTGGTCCACCCATCCGTACTGGGACCGCGAGGTCCTCGACCTCCTGGTCGCCGTGGAGTCGGGGCTCAAGCGCCGCTACGGGCAGGACAAGTGGGTGCTGCGGGCCGCCATGGCCGACCTACTGCCCGCGCAGACCGTCACCCGTCCCAAGCTCGGCGTGCACGAGGGTTCCGGTACCACGTCGTCATTCAGCCGGCTGCTCGGCGACGCCGGAATCGAGCCGTCCCGCGTTCACCAGGCCAAGCGCCTCGTGGTGCGGGAACTGTTCGACGAGGTGGTGGTGGCGGGACGGCACCCGGACGAGGTGGACACCGCGCAGGCCGTCCAGTCGGTCACCGACCGGCTGCGGCACCGCGTGGGGGCCGGCTCGTGA